The following is a genomic window from Balneolaceae bacterium.
AATTGTAAATATAACAGCGGTTGAAGGTTTTATATCAAGATTCATGTAGCCCATTAATCCACCGACAATTAACAGCGGCACGATATTTGGAACGAGGGCGATAATAATCAATCGAAAATCTTTAAACATAAAAACCATAATTGCTGTTATTGCAATGAGCGCAAGTATGATACTCCAGGCAAGCGAGTATACTATTTTATCGGTTAAATCGGCGTTTAAAATGGTTGTACCAGTAACAATTACATTATGATTTGGAAAAATTTGATCTATTTCTGATGAAACTTCATCCCTGATTTGATTTATTCTCTGTGATCCTGCATCCTCCGTAAAAGCAGTAACACGTAACTTGCTAAAATCAAAATCAACGTACCGGGAGAGTGCTTCAGACCCGTTAATTTCAAGCAGCAGTACATACTGAGCTATTGCGCTGTCAGAAGTTGGTAACTGATTTTGAAAGTTCGTTGAATCCGGATTCATTTCATTATGAATCTGTTGAATGAGTTTGTGCAATCCGGCAACACGATGTATTTCAGGATATGACATGAGAATACTGTCCAATTTTGTAGCTTTTTTCATCATAGCCGATGATATTGCAGAATCGGGTGAGCCGGTATCTATTACAAATTCAAGAGGGAATTGAGGAGAAATATTCTCAGTAAAAAACCGACTGTCTCTCATCAATTGAGTATCTTCACTGATGTCATCAAAAACACGTCCGTTTACATCAAGATTTTTTATACCTATTAAAAAAAAGATCGTTACCAAAATCCCCAGTATAATGATCCTGCCATAGCGCAACCGGGTATAAACTGCGAGTTTTTTAAGCAAACTGTGTGCCCAAGGGTAAAATGCGCTCGATTTTTCATCTACAATTCGCTTTTTTCGGGTCAACTTAATCGCTGCAGGTAGAAACACAATGGTGATTAGATAAGCAATTAAAACACCTGCGGCAGTATAGATTCCAAAACGTTTCATAGGTACAACAGAACTGCTGATCAGAGAAGCAAACCCGATTGCTGTGGTTATACTGGTTAAAAACGTTGCACTTCCCAACGTCTTCAACATCTCGATGATCGATTTCTGTTTATTTAAACCGGCTTCTCTTGCATCATCATACTTAGAGATCATGTGAACGGAATCTGCAATCCCTACACAAAGTAGTATGGGGGCAATGGTAGTACTCATAACTTCGAGATATCCTCCCGTAAGCTGCATAATTGCCACAGTAAGCAGGAGAGTGGCCCATACAATCACCATGGGATAGATAATGCCCCAAACAGTTCTATATATATACCACAATAAAATTATTATGAGGAGAGATGAAATAACGATATATATCACAATCTCATCATTCAGCATATTTACATACTGATTCCTGAAAAAGGGAATCCCTGAGATATGGAATGAATAATTATCCTGATACTTCGACAATATCTCGTTCACACGGTTTATTATTCTCTCCTTTACTTCATAGGTATTTCTGGATTCCTCAATCATTAACACGATGGAGGTAGCTGTACCGGATTCATTGACAAGATAACCGGAGAGGAGCGGATCAGAAGTCATCTCTTTCTTCAGTCTGTCAAGATCAATCACTTCAAAATTATTGCTTTCGAGATATGAAGAAAACTCAAGAGAGTTGTCCGATGACTGAACCTGTTGAGCATCCCAAAGTGAAAGTACATTTTTTATATCTTCAATCTCTTTAAATTGATCAGTCATCTCTTGTAGATCCGCTAAAACATCTCTGCTGAACAGGGAATCAGTTTTGAACCCAATCAACATTGCATTGTCATCTCTTCCAAACTCCTGCTCAAGGAGGGCATAATCTTTTAGTACAGGATCGTTCTGGGGGTAAAATCCTTCGAGATCAAAATCAGTACGAATATTTGATGCTGGGTAGATGGCCAAAAAGGAAAGGAGCACTATACCTGAAATAACTGATTTTGGATAGGCTGTAATAAAATTTCCGAATCGCTCCACTATATAATCACTTGTGTGTTTGATTTGTTCAGGAGACGAAACCTAAAGTACCAGAAATGAATTCCATTTTTTAGAAATAGAGTGCAATTTTGGAAAAAATAAAACTGTTCTGTCGAAATTGACTAAAAGAGAGATGTCCTGAAATTTCGTTTCGCTTCTCACCTCCAAAAAGATTTGAACCCACTGT
Proteins encoded in this region:
- a CDS encoding MMPL family transporter, with product MERFGNFITAYPKSVISGIVLLSFLAIYPASNIRTDFDLEGFYPQNDPVLKDYALLEQEFGRDDNAMLIGFKTDSLFSRDVLADLQEMTDQFKEIEDIKNVLSLWDAQQVQSSDNSLEFSSYLESNNFEVIDLDRLKKEMTSDPLLSGYLVNESGTATSIVLMIEESRNTYEVKERIINRVNEILSKYQDNYSFHISGIPFFRNQYVNMLNDEIVIYIVISSLLIIILLWYIYRTVWGIIYPMVIVWATLLLTVAIMQLTGGYLEVMSTTIAPILLCVGIADSVHMISKYDDAREAGLNKQKSIIEMLKTLGSATFLTSITTAIGFASLISSSVVPMKRFGIYTAAGVLIAYLITIVFLPAAIKLTRKKRIVDEKSSAFYPWAHSLLKKLAVYTRLRYGRIIILGILVTIFFLIGIKNLDVNGRVFDDISEDTQLMRDSRFFTENISPQFPLEFVIDTGSPDSAISSAMMKKATKLDSILMSYPEIHRVAGLHKLIQQIHNEMNPDSTNFQNQLPTSDSAIAQYVLLLEINGSEALSRYVDFDFSKLRVTAFTEDAGSQRINQIRDEVSSEIDQIFPNHNVIVTGTTILNADLTDKIVYSLAWSIILALIAITAIMVFMFKDFRLIIIALVPNIVPLLIVGGLMGYMNLDIKPSTAVIFTIALGIAVDDSIHYLARFRVENIRSGAFLPSLATTTIRTGRAIIITSLILVVGFGTLITSSFTSTTLMGALVCITIVSALFADLFLLPALFYWLKPKIKLKDSSQ